The Helianthus annuus cultivar XRQ/B chromosome 16, HanXRQr2.0-SUNRISE, whole genome shotgun sequence genome includes a window with the following:
- the LOC110886773 gene encoding protein CUP-SHAPED COTYLEDON 3: MMLGIEEILCELGGSGCGADSDQHGGLPPGFRFHPTDEELITFYLASKVFNSTFCGLQIAEVDLNRCEPWDLPEVAKMGEREWYFYSLRDRKYPTGLRTNRATGAGYWKATGKDREVYSSGSGRTLLGMKKTLVFYKGRAPHGEKTKWVMHEYRLDGDFSYRHTCKDEWVICRIFHKLGEKKSNGGQNYPHFKHHQSTLEQSPSTPQPIEMTKMPFNDDTTAVLHHHNPPVPPLQHPYLFGDNHQEIHDQDIKSLLNLPSFPTLHHTPNPTMVKPLFPNHHPTPTPTHVAKICKTEAHFNIQELPGANLHPWETNYIPSTPLFTFEQPEFEGIGHFFNGGGGGGSNDARTSNVVASMDGIGFNKLLLPSI, encoded by the exons ATGATGCTTGGGATAGAGGAGATACTGTGTGAGCTTggtggcagtggttgtggtgcAGATTCTGATCAGCATGGTGGTTTGCCACCAGGGTTTAGGTTTCATCCCACTGATGAAGAGCTTATCACCTTCTATCTTGCTTCTAAGGTTTTCAATTCTACTTTCTGTGGCCTTCAAATTGCTGAAGTTGACCTTAACCGCTGTGAACCATGGGATTTACCAG AAGTTGCAAAGATGGGTGAAAGAGAATGGTATTTCTATAGCTTGAGGGATAGAAAATACCCGACTGGATTGAGAACGAATCGGGCTACCGGGGCGGGTTATTGGAAGGCAACGGGCAAGGACCGGGAGGTTTACAGTAGCGGGTCGGGTCGGACCCTTTTGGGTATGAAGAAAACTCTGGTTTTTTATAAGGGTCGGGCCCCTCATGGTGAAAAGACTAAATGGGTCATGCATGAGTACCGCCTTGATGGAGACTTTTCTTATCGGCACACGTGTAAG GATGAATGGGTGATTTGTAGAATATTTCACAAGCTAGGGGAAAAGAAATCAAATGGTGGACAAAACTACCCTCATTTCAAACACCACCAATCCACACTAGAACAATCACCATCAACTCCCCAACCCAttgaaatgactaaaatgccctttaatGACGATACTACTGCCGTGTTGCACCACCATAATCCGCCGGTGCCACCTCTCCAACATCCATATCTATTTGGTGACAATCATCAAGAAATCCATGATCAAGACATTAAATCACTTCTAAACCTACCAAGTTTTCCAACCCTGCATCATACCCCTAACCCAACCATGGTTAAACCCCTATTCCCAAACCACCACCCGACTCCTACCCCTACCCATGTTGCTAAAATATGCAAGACTGAGGCTCATTTTAACATCCAAGAACTCCCGGGCGCTAACTTGCACCCGTGGGAGACGAATTACATCCCTTCTACTCCATTGTTCACATTCGAGCAACCGGAGTTTGAGGGAATTGGTCATTTCTTCAACGGAGGTGGAGGTGGCGGCAGCAATGATGCAAGAACAAGCAATGTGGTGGCGTCGATGGATGGGATCGGGTTTAACAAGTTGTTGCTACCATCTATATGA